A region of Ammospiza nelsoni isolate bAmmNel1 chromosome 8, bAmmNel1.pri, whole genome shotgun sequence DNA encodes the following proteins:
- the LOC132076538 gene encoding C-type lectin domain family 2 member D-like produces the protein MRGTMRRQRSHSCHRPPEPPHGRHQQRPLTVSLSGCHQRGCKAVPEAELPKDLPAVLMSREQGAVYSTQRDTGREQEESELCSISGAVKDPLKNRSATGNRLRRFLGEWFRCHPVGTAVLILLLLVLVLALGAALAVQPAPHVPVTPVTPLLVLGCPRGWVGYNGVCYYFSLDYSTWEQGQERCSELNASLAIAKDEEAMDLLFRLRGNGDFWLGLRRRGERLHWGDGSSYSSRVPVLGNSDCVYLADRRFRSDNCSHERPYVCSKAQAPL, from the exons ATGCGGGGCACAATG CGGCGACagcgcagccacagctgccaccgcCCTCCTGAGCCCCCGCACGGCCGGCACCAGCAGCGACCTCTCACCGTGTCCCTTTCAGGGTGCCATCAGCGCGGCTGCAAAGCTGTTCCCGAGGCCGAGCTCCCAAAGGATCTGCCAGCAGTCCTGATGTCTCGAGAGCAAGGTGCCGTTTATTCCACGCAGAGAGATACTGGCCGTGAGCAGGAGGAGAGTGAACTCTGCTCCATTTCTGGAGCTGTGAAGGATCCCCTGAAGAACAGATCAGCAACAGGGAATAGACTCAGAAGATTCCTGG gtgaatGGTTCAGATGCCATCCCGTGGGCACGGCGGTgctgattctgctgctcctggtgctggtgctggctttgggggcGGCCTTGGCAGTGCAGCCAG caccacatgTTCCAGTCACACCTGTGACACCGCTGTTGGTTCTGGGCTGTCCCCGTGGCTGGGTGGGCTACAATGGGGTCTGCTACTACTTCTCACTGGATTACAGCACGTGGGAGCAGGGTCAGGAACGGTGCTCCGAGCTCAATGCCTCCCTGGCCATTGCCAAGGATGAGGAGGCCAtg gatttgctcttCCGCCTCCGCGGGAACGGCGATTTCTGGCTCGGGCTGCGCAGACGGGGCGAGCGCCTGCACTGGGGGGACggcagcagctacagctccCG ggttccTGTCCTCGGGAATTCCGACTGTGTGTACCTGGCTGACAGGAGATTCAGGAGTGACAACTGCTCCCATGAGCGGCCGTATGTCTGCAGCAAGGCCCAAGCTCCCCTGTAA